Proteins co-encoded in one Oncorhynchus kisutch isolate 150728-3 linkage group LG1, Okis_V2, whole genome shotgun sequence genomic window:
- the LOC109888605 gene encoding uncharacterized protein LOC109888605 isoform X1: MTSATSLLFFAIHLAYISTGNSSESFVKLECKTEYHGVYGQQLILGCIVKTVVDVVDVTIITVTWKRMGAAAKADANLLEYHKEKRELTPGFKFAEPSWNKTNMNVSLLLTNTKMADKGEYECMVTTDVGIATATISLSVTAKYKTPTMSSLPETNIKENTDVTIFCNSTGGHQTGLIWWFDEFGSNWTRSAELVAKEMDNGLFSLSSKFTVLKATSSYTNYTCKVLNVNGAEEGMASFVIQFASRDLGIKSDHLDTVSTTKWLAPVAVIGSLIIGLLAALLFFKRRSAQRARRQSTFPLMSGHQQIPGMINMLRQEV; this comes from the exons ATGACTTCAGCTACCTCCTTGCTGTTTTTTGCGATCCATTTAGCCTATATCAGCACTGGAAATTCCTCTGAGT CATTTGTCAAACTGGAGTGTAAAACAGAATACCATGGGGTTTATGGTCAGCAGTTAATTCTAGGGTGCATTGTCAAAACTGTGGTGGATGTGGTGGATGTGACCATCATAACGGTGACCTGGAAGAGAATGGGAGCTGCTGCTAAAGCTGATGCTAATTTGTTGGAATACCATAAAGAGAAAAGGGAGCTAACCCCTGGGTTTAAATTTGCTGAGCCATCCTGGAACAAGACGAATATGAATGTGTCCTTGTTGTTGACAAATACCAAGATGGCCGACAAGGGGGAGTATGAATGCATGGTGACCACAGATGTTGGGATTGCCACAGCTACAATCAGCCTCAGTGTCACAG ctaAGTACAAGACTCCAACCATGAGCTCCCTCCCTGAGACCAACATCAAAGAGAACACAGATGTGACCATTTTCTGCAACTCTACAGGCGGGCACCAGACAGGGTTGATCTGGTGGTTTGACGAGTTCGGCAGCAATTGGACGCGCAGTGCTGAACTGGTGGCCAAAGAGATGGACAATGGACTGTTCAGCCTCTCCAGTAAATTCACAGTGCTGAAGGCCACATCCAGTTACACAAACTACACGTGCAAAGTGCTTAATGTCAATGGTGCCGAGGAGGGAATGGCATCATTTGTGATCCAGTTTGCGTCGCGAGACTTAG GTATTAAAAGTGACCACTTGGATACTGTCTCCACCACCAAATGGCTAGCCCCGGTTGCAGTCATAGGCTCTCTGATCATTGGACTCCTTGCTGCACTGCTGTTCTTTAAGAGGCGCTCTGCCCAAC GAGCTCGAAGGCAGTCCACCTTCCCATTAATGA GTGGCCACCAACAGATACCAGGCATGATCAATATGTTGAGGCAGGAG GTCTAA
- the LOC109888605 gene encoding uncharacterized protein LOC109888605 isoform X2 — translation MTSATSLLFFAIHLAYISTGNSSESFVKLECKTEYHGVYGQQLILGCIVKTVVDVVDVTIITVTWKRMGAAAKADANLLEYHKEKRELTPGFKFAEPSWNKTNMNVSLLLTNTKMADKGEYECMVTTDVGIATATISLSVTAKYKTPTMSSLPETNIKENTDVTIFCNSTGGHQTGLIWWFDEFGSNWTRSAELVAKEMDNGLFSLSSKFTVLKATSSYTNYTCKVLNVNGAEEGMASFVIQFASRDLGIKSDHLDTVSTTKWLAPVAVIGSLIIGLLAALLFFKRRSAQRGHQQIPGMINMLRQEV, via the exons ATGACTTCAGCTACCTCCTTGCTGTTTTTTGCGATCCATTTAGCCTATATCAGCACTGGAAATTCCTCTGAGT CATTTGTCAAACTGGAGTGTAAAACAGAATACCATGGGGTTTATGGTCAGCAGTTAATTCTAGGGTGCATTGTCAAAACTGTGGTGGATGTGGTGGATGTGACCATCATAACGGTGACCTGGAAGAGAATGGGAGCTGCTGCTAAAGCTGATGCTAATTTGTTGGAATACCATAAAGAGAAAAGGGAGCTAACCCCTGGGTTTAAATTTGCTGAGCCATCCTGGAACAAGACGAATATGAATGTGTCCTTGTTGTTGACAAATACCAAGATGGCCGACAAGGGGGAGTATGAATGCATGGTGACCACAGATGTTGGGATTGCCACAGCTACAATCAGCCTCAGTGTCACAG ctaAGTACAAGACTCCAACCATGAGCTCCCTCCCTGAGACCAACATCAAAGAGAACACAGATGTGACCATTTTCTGCAACTCTACAGGCGGGCACCAGACAGGGTTGATCTGGTGGTTTGACGAGTTCGGCAGCAATTGGACGCGCAGTGCTGAACTGGTGGCCAAAGAGATGGACAATGGACTGTTCAGCCTCTCCAGTAAATTCACAGTGCTGAAGGCCACATCCAGTTACACAAACTACACGTGCAAAGTGCTTAATGTCAATGGTGCCGAGGAGGGAATGGCATCATTTGTGATCCAGTTTGCGTCGCGAGACTTAG GTATTAAAAGTGACCACTTGGATACTGTCTCCACCACCAAATGGCTAGCCCCGGTTGCAGTCATAGGCTCTCTGATCATTGGACTCCTTGCTGCACTGCTGTTCTTTAAGAGGCGCTCTGCCCAAC GTGGCCACCAACAGATACCAGGCATGATCAATATGTTGAGGCAGGAG GTCTAA